Genomic segment of Desulfobaccales bacterium:
TAACCAGGTCCTTTAGACTATCCTTGTTCCACATCATCTGCCCCTCCCTTTGGGTGGCAAATCTGGGGACTGGCTACAGGTTACAATTCCATAATTCTCTCGGTCGGATTTTCCCGTAAAATCATCAGGGTAAGATAGTCCCGGATCTTGCGGGTGATGAGAAAATGATGGCGGACGAATTCTCGGGCCATCTTGCCCATGCGCCGGGCCATTTCCGGCCGGTGCAGGAGATAGCGGATACGAAAGGCGCAGCCCTCCGGAGAATGGACCAGAAACCCGGTATTATAATCCCGGAGCTGCAGCACAATACCGCCCACCGCGCCGCCGATAACCGGTTTGCCCTTCCACATGGCTTCGGTGACGGTGAGACCGAAGCCCTCCCGGGTGGATTTTTGGACAATGATGTCTGAGGCCCGCTGCAGGGCATTGACTTCATGGTGGGCGTCCGGCGGCAAGAGGAGGATCTGGATATCCGGCTCATCTTTGGCGGCCTCCATGACCTCGGCAAAAATGCGGGGCCCTTCCGGATCATCGATGGCTTCCCCGCCAGCCAGAACCAGCTTACAGGGGGTATGGCGCCGCACCATGCGAAAGGCCTGGATTACTCCCACGGGATCCTTAAAGGAATCAAAACGGGAAACCTGCAGGATGATGGGCTTATCCCGTTCGATGCCCAGTCGATCTAAAACTTCCTGGACTTGGGCGGTGCTCAGGTCCCGGTTCTTTTCGCTCAAAGGGTCGATGGAGGGGCGGATGAGATACTGGGGGTGGGGCAGATTCTGGGCGAACTGGGACATGGAGAACACCGAGGCCTCATATTGGCTGACGATCTCCTGCAGGAATTTCCAGACCCGGCGCTCTGGCCGGGAGGCATCGATGTGGCAGCGCCAGATCCAGTGTTTGGCCTGGGGACGGAGAAAATTAATCAGATAGGCGGGCTGAGGGTCATGCACCAGGACAAAATCTGATTCCCAGGTAAACTTGCGGGCGTTCTCCCGATTAATCTCCCGGTAATGATCCAGCATGTCGGGGGAGAGATCTACCTTATAGCCTTGCAGGGCATTATGCATCGCCTTGGTGATCTCAAAGAACTCCTGATCTCCATGGATCACTTCCCATTTGACATCCAGCCCTAACTGTTCCAGTAAGGGGACGGCCCGGTCTAGAATTTCTGCC
This window contains:
- a CDS encoding glycosyltransferase → MIGLNDYAPIVGQEVIDQLQRLAARLGPRRFVHINSTRTGGGVAEILDRAVPLLEQLGLDVKWEVIHGDQEFFEITKAMHNALQGYKVDLSPDMLDHYREINRENARKFTWESDFVLVHDPQPAYLINFLRPQAKHWIWRCHIDASRPERRVWKFLQEIVSQYEASVFSMSQFAQNLPHPQYLIRPSIDPLSEKNRDLSTAQVQEVLDRLGIERDKPIILQVSRFDSFKDPVGVIQAFRMVRRHTPCKLVLAGGEAIDDPEGPRIFAEVMEAAKDEPDIQILLLPPDAHHEVNALQRASDIIVQKSTREGFGLTVTEAMWKGKPVIGGAVGGIVLQLRDYNTGFLVHSPEGCAFRIRYLLHRPEMARRMGKMAREFVRHHFLITRKIRDYLTLMILRENPTERIMEL